The following are encoded in a window of Fulvia fulva chromosome 7, complete sequence genomic DNA:
- a CDS encoding AB hydrolase superfamily protein produces MPFTTFGVATAVTPSVIETYFSHFLNRGPLKQKPTAHISYHEGLRLIRQFLDYSAKHPVEDLQSFTAQWVPVPTWVKTQDVEIPPQFLTRSANVIRKQLGPNGIERVGGEKWWQWRRSEAPLHAEWIEMKKDYNERKRMGIKCDRVILYIHGGAYYFGSVDEHRYQMQRHARKLKARVLAPRYRLAPQFPFPCGLYDCIATYFYLLEHFEPSQILFAGDSAGGGMVLSLLVTLRDQGCPLPAGTILLSPWVDLTHSFPSTAGDGTGDYIPPHGFHHKPSMTWPPPPQTEEKANKLAKKFTQPIEQPFEVVELPADMGTGPATGNASRGNFGREKKPQPNLNQLPGMGERLEINIDGKLLVLKEQIQLYAKNDLLTHPLVSPVQQPSLGGLPPMLIQVGGGELLRDEQIYLAHKAANPRRYVPSEAIMEEYDPQRIVLNQYPPTDVQLQVWEDLCHVPHTLSFTRPAKYMYRSVAQFGAWALARAQHKGIEILDDDAISIISNKSDGTCATEGTDASGAERQSEYGSIGADGVTSSQFKLSSVGAVGKAGDELPPFVDHMIRQRVNRHGVIYPLPHESNIASLHLDPSTIGTIKVGPVRKWLAKRTESEQKFANDYKKLLKKRAKELKEGYDPIETGENPPPTALYLRRKRDVAPEEKKKSKSWGLAMWSGWGSSHDESTIQREEKALDDKSIQDDRPASTAPSTATQRGASSVETERGLDHNTSDPTTKQQTVPGNDGTVDAETTAQRRRSSASVLSAIAPWSKGPDLRPRSPYRQVKDVGQTEVERSSAVSPTLSPTSPVHGGTRWDSSRRSSQASSIFKFATRPLSVAGPVASSATKSQLQTIHTPASPTSNAIAPSASDTGKDAVKVPGTDATYLNPDGNRPHNGVVAYPFKLRSAQNVPRQPSPNPSTMTLDSNVDGSDNATERNGSLTYADAPRPGSTILDHYFPPNVDQLMHAKDGESVGQSAERQGLETSTTADNVPITGGVSQDALNTFQSNISGGRPVSVLSDTPLFKHLKSPEEDPVSPLSEAAISPLEASSATSADPASKPRYKQYKPTRDSRLGLLGGDGMPLSAFPTPDQKEIGMAITDSAPKPAPFKIRNPVFDPRAVPEQVPEHAAVQQVQPEANAEASKPAPFKMRHTIYDSKVAPPGSKHADEQTPAVPASNGRAATGSANATKREVTPSESLSTSLPAAPVQLSPITPISPLVPLHEEKEAVMATSDIAPTFIEPPANTNITFPTVSSSNARPVADPRSTEDPPAPPPKDKHTALPQLRSNPSSASMNGGYSLVPALRSKPSNASINASSPIANLRSSPSQASMRDGSMSSMSNRNERNGSVSGSIKRKQIVPKSKFAADPDRTMTALEAAGLAPAPKAPKPKKEKKDSKKDKSSTGLLGKLSFERKGSVPSIEEQVQKGYLSELQGGKF; encoded by the coding sequence ATGCCCTTCACCACATTTGGCGTCGCGACAGCCGTTACGCCTTCAGTGATCGAGACCTACTTCTCACATTTCCTTAATAGAGGTCCTCTCAAGCAAAAGCCGACTGCACACATATCCTACCACGAAGGACTGCGCCTGATCCGACAGTTCCTCGACTACAGCGCGAAACATCCCGTGGAAGACTTGCAATCTTTCACTGCACAATGGGTACCAGTACCGACCTGGGTCAAGACTCAGGATGTCGAGATCCCTCCGCAGTTCCTTACGCGCTCTGCGAATGTCATCCGGAAACAGCTAGGTCCGAATGGAATCGAGCGCGTGGGAGGAGAGAAGTGGTGGCAGTGGAGGCGGAGTGAAGCTCCACTACACGCAGAATGGATCGAGATGAAGAAGGACTACAATGAGCGGAAACGAATGGGCATCAAATGCGATCGCGTCATACTGTACATCCATGGTGGTGCCTACTACTTTGGATCAGTGGACGAACATCGGTACCAGATGCAACGCCATGCGCGAAAGCTGAAGGCGAGAGTCCTAGCTCCGCGATACAGGCTTGCACCACAATTTCCATTTCCATGTGGCCTCTACGACTGCATAGCTACCTACTTCTACCTCCTGGAGCACTTCGAGCCGAGCCAGATTCTTTTTGCAGGCGATTCGGCTGGCGGAGGCATGGTGCTGAGCTTGCTGGTGACTTTACGAGATCAGGGATGTCCTTTACCAGCTGGCACCATACTGCTATCTCCTTGGGTTGACCTCACCCACTCTTTCCCATCCACTGCCGGCGACGGCACGGGCGACTATATACCACCTCATGGCTTCCACCACAAACCTTCCATGACATGGCCGCCTCCACCGCAGACCGAAGAGAAGGCTAACAAACTGGCCAAGAAGTTCACACAACCCATAGAACAGCCGTTCGAAGTCGTGGAGCTTCCCGCTGACATGGGGACTGGACCGGCGACGGGTAATGCTAGTCGAGGCAACTTTGGCAGAGAGAAGAAGCCGCAGCCAAACCTCAACCAGCTGCCTGGGATGGGCGAACGTCTCGAGATCAACATCGACGGCAAGCTGCTGGTGCTGAAAGAGCAGATTCAGCTGTATGCTAAGAACGACTTACTGACGCACCCACTCGTATCGCCTGTACAGCAACCATCGCTTGGTGGCCTTCCCCCAATGCTTATCCAGGTCGGAGGTGGGGAGCTTCTGCGAGATGAGCAGATCTACCTTGCCCACAAAGCAGCAAATCCTAGACGGTACGTCCCCAGCGAAGCGATCATGGAGGAGTACGACCCACAGCGAATCGTTCTCAACCAATACCCTCCGACGGATGTACAGCTCCAAGTCTGGGAAGATCTCTGCCATGTCCCCCACACGTTGTCCTTCACTCGACCTGCAAAGTACATGTATAGGTCCGTGGCGCAGTTCGGTGCTTGGGCTTTGGCGCGCGCTCAGCACAAGGGGATCGAGATCCTGGACGACGACGCCATCTCCATCATTAGTAACAAGTCTGATGGCACATGCGCAACAGAAGGCACTGATGCTTCAGGCGCGGAGCGACAGAGTGAATATGGCAGCATTGGAGCCGATGGTGTCACCTCTTCGCAATTTAAGTTGTCCTCTGTTGGTGCAGTGGGCAAGGCTGGCGACGAATTACCGCCATTTGTCGACCACATGATCCGTCAGCGCGTCAACCGGCACGGTGTTATTTACCCTCTCCCACACGAATCGAACATCGCAAGCTTGCACCTGGACCCTTCCACCATCGGTACCATCAAGGTCGGTCCTGTTCGAAAGTGGCTTGCAAAGAGAACGGAGAGTGAACAGAAGTTTGCGAACGACTACAAGAAACTGCTCAAGAAGCGGGCGAAAGAGCTGAAAGAAGGCTATGATCCTATCGAGACGGGCGAGAATCCGCCGCCCACCGCGTTGTATCTGCGAAGAAAACGAGATGTTGCCCCGGAGGAGAAGAAGAAAAGCAAGAGCTGGGGTCTGGCAATGTGGAGTGGTTGGGGCAGCTCTCACGATGAAAGCACCATACAACGTGAAGAGAAGGCACTCGATGACAAGTCAATTCAAGACGACAGGCCAGCAAGCACGGCGCCGAGCACTGCAACCCAGCGTGGAGCCAGCAGCGTTGAGACTGAGCGAGGTCTAGACCACAACACGAGCGACCCCACCACGAAGCAACAAACTGTTCCCGGCAACGACGGCACGGTTGATGCTGAGACTACGGCACAACGCAGGAGGTCGAGCGCAAGTGTGCTTTCGGCGATAGCACCATGGTCGAAGGGCCCGGACCTTCGGCCTCGCAGTCCTTATCGACAGGTGAAAGACGTTGGCCAAACAGAGGTTGAAAGAAGCTCTGCTGTGTCGCCGACACTCAGTCCTACCAGTCCAGTGCATGGTGGCACACGATGGGACAGTAGTCGGCGATCAAGCCAGGCTTCAAGCATTTTCAAGTTTGCTACACGGCCTCTTAGCGTCGCCGGCCCGGTTGCCTCGAGTGCGACAAAGAGTCAGCTCCAAACCATCCATACGCCAGCTTCGCCGACTTCGAATGCCATCGCCCCAAGCGCCTCCGACACAGGCAAAGATGCGGTCAAGGTCCCCGGCACAGATGCGACCTATCTCAACCCGGATGGGAACAGGCCGCATAATGGTGTCGTAGCTTATCCGTTCAAGCTACGAAGTGCTCAGAACGTGCCGCGTCAGCCATCGCCGAATCCTTCCACCATGACATTGGACAGCAATGTGGACGGCAGCGACAATGCTACCGAACGCAACGGTTCGCTCACGTATGCTGACGCACCACGACCAGGGAGCACGATTCTGGACCACTACTTTCCACCAAACGTTGATCAGCTAATGCACGCCAAAGACGGCGAGTCTGTGGGGCAATCGGCGGAGAGGCAGGGTCTTGAAACATCCACGACTGCCGATAACGTGCCGATCACGGGTGGCGTGTCTCAAGATGCATTGAACACATTCCAAAGCAATATATCTGGTGGTCGACCTGTCAGTGTGCTCTCTGACACACCGCTTTTCAAGCACTTGAAGTCGCCTGAAGAAGATCCTGTCAGCCCACTCTCCGAAGCAGCCATTTCTCCACTCGAAGCCAGTTCCGCGACCTCGGCCGACCCTGCATCGAAGCCTCGATACAAGCAATACAAACCCACGAGAGACTCAAGGCTGGGACTTCTGGGCGGAGACGGCATGCCATTGTCTGCATTTCCAACACCAGACCAGAAAGAAATCGGCATGGCCATCACCGACTCGGCACCAAAACCAGCTCCGTTCAAGATCCGCAACCCAGTCTTCGATCCTCGAGCGGTACCTGAGCAAGTGCCTGAGCATGCAGCTGTACAGCAAGTCCAACCCGAAGCGAACGCTGAAGCTTCGAAGCCCGCACCTTTCAAGATGAGGCACACCATCTACGACTCAAAGGTCGCTCCACCAGGCAGCAAGCATGCCGACGAGCAAACGCCAGCTGTCCCAGCCAGCAATGGTCGTGCCGCCACGGGCTCTGCAAATGCTACTAAACGAGAGGTAACGCCATCAGAATCATTATCTACATCCCTCCCAGCTGCTCCAGTCCAGCTGTCGCCAATCACACCAATCTCGCCTTTGGTACCACTGCACGAAGAGAAAGAGGCTGTCATGGCCACAAGCGATATAGCTCCTACCTTTATTGAACCACCGGCAAATACTAACATCACGTTCCCTACAGTCAGCAGCTCCAACGCACGCCCAGTAGCTGATCCGCGATCGACTGAGGACCCTCCAGCGCCACCGCCGAAGGACAAGCATACTGCTCTGCCACAGCTACGCTCGAACCCCAGCAGCGCTAGTATGAATGGAGGGTATTCTCTCGTACCAGCTCTTCGATCGAAGCCGAGTAATGCCAGCATCAACGCCTCCAGCCCAATCGCGAACTTACGCTCCTCGCCCAGCCAGGCCAGTATGCGGGATGGCAGCATGTCCAGTATGAGCAACCGAAACGAACGGAACGGCAGCGTGTCTGGAAGCATAAAACGGAAACAGATTGTACCAAAGAGCAAATTCGCTGCTGATCCTGATCGGACCATGACGGCTCTCGAGGCTGCTGGACTTGCGCCTGCACCCAAGGCGCCCAAGCCgaagaaggagaagaaggaCTCGAAGAAGGATAAAAGCTCTACGGGTCTTCTAGGCAAGCTGAGTTTTGAGAGGAAGGGCAGTGTGCCGAGTATCGAGGAGCAGGTGCAGAAGGGGTATCTTTCGGAGTTGCAGGGTGGGAAGTTCTAG
- a CDS encoding Superoxide dismutase 1 copper chaperone, with protein MTSIPPFETTFAVPLSCEDCIKDVSTSLYKLNGIQNVSADLKSQLISITGNAAPSSIVSAIQDTGRDAILRGSGRAESAAVCILETHSTKVQDHVRGLIRMVQVSDTMTILDMTLKGVSPGTYHVTVRETGDISNGAASTGGIWDAIAAKKERRSGVKGVFGTIEVGKSGLGSVFVDKPIQIWEMIGRSVVVSRKMEQFEREDADTLVGVVARSAGVWDNDKTVCSCSGKTVWEERKEQTAKGML; from the exons ATGACCTCGATACCACCTTTTGAGACTACCTTTGCCGTCCCATTAAGTTGCGAAGACTGCATCAAGGATGTTTCTACGTCGTTATACAAGCTCAATG GCATACAAAACGTCTCCGCCGACCTAAAATCCCAACTCATTTCCATAACCGGCAACGCCGCCCCCTCCTCCATCGTCTCCGCCATTCAAGACACAGGCCGCGATGCCATCCTCCGTGGCTCAGGCCGAGCAGAATCCGCCGCAGTCTGCATCCTCGAAACCCACTCGACAAAAGTCCAGGACCACGTCCGAGGCCTCATCCGCATGGTCCAAGTCTCCGACACCATGACAATCCTTGACATGACCCTCAAGGGCGTGTCACCCGGGACCTACCACGTCACAGTCCGCGAGACCGGCGACATCTCCAACGGCGCGGCCTCAACCGGTGGAATCTGGGATGCCATCGCCGCGAAGAAGGAGCGTAGGAGTGGGGTGAAGGGGGTGTTTGGGACGATTGAGGTGGGGAAGAGTGGGTTGGGCTCGGTGTTTGTTGACAAGCCGATTCAGATTTGGGAGATGATTGGGAGGTCTGTGGTGGTGAGTAGGAAGATGGAGCAGTTTGAGAGGGAGGATGCGGATACGTTGGTAGGGGTCGTGGCGAGGAGTGCGGGGGTTTGGGACAATGATAAGACGGTGTGTAGTTGTAGTGGGAAGACGGTTTGGGAGGAGAGGAAGGAGCAGACTGCTAAGGGAATGTTGTAG
- a CDS encoding 54S ribosomal protein L23, mitochondrial, whose product MSHYLGQTRLSYTRTWHHLSLSTDPRPLGRVASAIAITLMGKHKPTYDPSTDCGDYVVCTSCSELHTTGKKRFQKKYYSHTTRPGSLKEMTMDKMMDKWGGGEVLRRAVRGMLPKNRLRDDRMARLKCFEGEAHPYKRNVLAVSEANGLGGSIGEMPAVKRGLARGQKPKEKKMVKQEAVVQGA is encoded by the coding sequence ATGTCCCACTACCTAGGCCAAACCCGCCTCTCCTACACCCGCACCTGGCACCACCTCTCCCTCTCCACCGACCCACGCCCTCTAGGCCGCGTCGCCTCCGCCATAGCAATAACCCTCATGGGCAAACACAAACCAACCTACGACCCCTCCACCGACTGCGGCGACTACGTCGTCTGCACCTCCTGCTCTGAACTGCACACAACCGGCAAAAAGCGCTTCCAGAAGAAATACTACTCCCACACCACGCGGCCGGGAAGTTTAAAGGAGATGACGATGGATAAGATGATGGATAAATGGGGAGGCGGAGAGGTGTTGAGGAGGGCGGTAAGGGGCATGTTGCCGAAGAATCGGTTGAGGGATGATAGGATGGCGAGGTTGAAGTGCTTTGAGGGGGAGGCGCATCCGTATAAGAGGAATGTACTGGCTGTGAGTGAGGCGAATGGGTTGGGGGGTAGTATTGGGGAGATGCCGGCGGTAAAGCGCGGGTTGGCGAGGGGCCAGAAgccgaaggagaagaagatgGTGAAGCAGGAGGCTGTTGTGCAGGGGGCGTAG
- a CDS encoding Uricase encodes MASLTHARYGKDNIRLYKVHRDPSNPSLQSVTELTICTLLEGDISASWTHADNANIVATDTQKQTTYIHAKLNPVNPPELFAASLGSHFLKQYPHITAAHVDVKAHRWTRMVVEGAEHPHSFMRDGEEKRVVSAVVRRGEGIEVRSGLTGLLVLKSTGSQFHSFHRDEFTRLPETWDRILSTEVEAGWHWKTFNDLEDVKREQSAFDQAHEDARRITLETFARENSPSVQNTMYKMAEQILEAARGVERVEYSLPNKHYFEIDLSWYNGLKNTGADAEVYAPQSDPNGLIQCTVERKGAAAKL; translated from the exons ATGGCCTCCCTAACCCACGCCCGCTACGGCAAAGACAACATCCGCCTCTACAAAGTCCACCGCGACCCCTCTAACCCCAGCCTCCAATCCGTCACCGAACTAACAATCTGCACCCTCCTCGAAGGCGACATCTCCGCCTCCTGGACGCACGCCGACAACGCCAACATCGTAGCCACCGACACCCAAAAACAAACCACCTACATCCACGCCAAACTCAACCCTGTCAACCCGCCAGAACTCTTCGCAGCAAGTCTAGGTTCCCACTTCTTGAAGCAGTACCCACATATCACTGCTGCGCATGTTGATGTCAAGGCTCATAGGTGGACGCGGATGGTGGTGGAGGGAGCGGAGCATCCGCATTCTTTTATGAGGGATGGGGAGGAGAAGAGGGTTGTTTCGGCCGTCGTGAGGAGGGGGGAGGGGATTGAGGTTAGGAGCGGGTTGACGGGTCTTCTCGTTCTTAAGAGTACTGGGTCGCAGTTCCATTCATTTCACAGAGACGAGTTTACGCGACTTCCTGAGACGTGGGACCGGATTCTATCCACAGAGGTCGAGGCAGGTTGGCATTGGAAGACGTTTAATGATCTGGAAGACGTCAAGAGAGAGCAGAGTGCATTCGATCAAGCTCACGAGGACGCGAGGCGGATCACACTGGAGACGTTCGCGAGAGAGAATTCGCCGAGTGTGCAGAATACTATGTATAAGATGGCGGAGCAGATTCTGGAGGCTGCGAGGGGAGTGGAGAGGGTGGAGTATAGTTTGCCGAATAAGCATTATTTTGAAATTG ATCTGAGCTGGTACAATGGATTGAAGAATACTGGAGCTGATGCGGAGGTGTATGCGCCGCAGAGTGATCCGAATGGATTGATACAGTGTACTGTGGAGAGGAAGGGTGCGGCTGCGAAGTTGTAG
- a CDS encoding Pre-rRNA-processing protein TSR2, with amino-acid sequence MATAPAPSGPQPTGGLALPPTPEQLQSAFDNSIWYLLSLWPILHDAVSNGWGGPESTDKRDWFAGAISDLLNSRKEPDGPGTDQEDMEVFLLQIMQDEFDCFVEDESEVKVAGEILLVWKRMREERSLDAAREVEHRYRNRGQMRSSIKVQEVNQDLGEDEEWDGFEDEEGDDAEMGEPEEAPRLVPATVRERVEPVVDDDGFMKVAGKRKGR; translated from the coding sequence ATGGCAACTGCCCCAGCGCCCTCGGGCCCCCAACCGACCGGCGGCCTCGCCCTCCCTCCCACCCCCGAACAACTCCAATCCGCCTTCGACAACAGCATCTGGTACCTCCTCTCCCTCTGGCCCATCCTCCACGACGCCGTCTCCAACGGCTGGGGCGGCCCCGAGAGCACCGACAAACGCGACTGGTTCGCCGGCGCCATCTCAGACCTCCTCAACTCCCGCAAAGAACCCGACGGCCCCGGCACAGACCAGGAAGACATGGAAGTCTTCCTCCTCCAAATCATGCAAGACGAGTTCGACTGTTTCGTCGAGGATGAGAGTGAGGTGAAAGTCGCTGGGGAGATCTTGCTCGTGTGGAAGAGGATGAGGGAGGAGAGGAGCTTGGACGCCGCGAGGGAGGTAGAGCATCGGTATAGGAATCGCGGGCAGATGAGGAGTAGTATTAAGGTGCAGGAGGTGAATCAGGATTTGGGCGAGGATGAGGAGTGGGATGGGTTTGAGGATGAGGAGGGTGATGATGCGGAGATGGGAGAGCCGGAGGAGGCGCCGAGGTTGGTGCCCGCGACGGTTAGGGAGAGGGTTGAACCGGTGGTTGATGATGATGGGTTTATGAAGGTTGCCGGGAAGAGGAAGGGCAGGTGA
- a CDS encoding Satratoxin biosynthesis SC1 cluster protein 4: MLSGHASGEAVIAVVSTMTGLAVALVALRLYARIWVSKNAGWDDTFIVTSALFSVATMVTMIVQVDTGLGRHVWTMDKHEAMLNLRAFWASIIVYNVALTSTKLSILLQYLRIFPMKPFRIATWIMIGIVIAYFIWRFFTQIFACVPPAAYWDHSIKPRHCINRTATSFASTALNMVTDLIIAAFPLPMLRQLELPTRQRRALMAVFALGGFVCIISILRLPFLYAGIHTDDVSYHNPMAAILSNIECNIGILCSCIPTLRCLFPKMFNNASSSSYMFSSSQSSSGLHSRKAHYAFGTDSFGTRRGPISSHATGPGISSSRKGNGHFRGLSGRDPALLDGADSIDQIELESRLDPGSEAIHVRTEIDQTSVGLEVLSDRESWGDLGRERSLSHF; this comes from the exons ATGCTGTCCGGTCATGCCTCCGGTGAGGCGGTGATAGCTGTGGTCTCGACAATGACTGGGCTTGCTGTTGCGCTGGTTGCGCTGAGGTTGTATGCGCGAATCTGGGTGTCGAAGAATGCTGGGTGGGATGATACGTTCATTGTCACATCGGCG CTGTTCTCAGTAGCGACAATGGTCACGATGATCGTGCAAGTAGATACTGGCCTTGGGAGACATGTCTGGACCATGGACAAACACGAAGCCATGCTGAACTTGCGGGCA TTCTGGGCCTCAATCATCGTCTACAACGTCGCCCTCACCAGCACCAAACTCTCCATCCTACTACAATACCTCCGAATCTTCCCCATGAAACCCTTCAGGATCGCCACCTGGATCATGATCGGCATAGTAATCGCATACTTCATCTGGCGCTTCTTCACGCAAATTTTCGCCTGCGTCCCACCAGCCGCATACTGGGACCACTCCATCAAACCAAGACACTGCATAAACCGCACAGCAACCTCCTTCGCCAGCACGGCTCTTAACATGGTAACGGACCTCATCATCGCGGCCTTTCCTCTCCCTATGCTCCGCCAACTCGAACTCCCTACCCGTCAGCGTAGAGCCCTCATGGCCGTCTTCGCCCTCGGCGGTTTCGTCTGCATCATCTCAATCCTCCGCCTCCCATTCCTCTATGCGGGTATTCACACGGATGACGTTAGCTACCACAACCCCATGGCCGCCATCCTCTCCAACATCGAATGCAACATCGGAATCCTCTGCTCCTGCATCCCAACCCTGCGCTGTCTGTTTCCGAAAATGTTCAACAAtgcctcctcctcctcctaCATGTTCTCATCCTCGCAGTCCTCGTCAGGCCTGCACTCGAGGAAAGCACACTACGCTTTCGGGACGGACTCGTTCGGGACGAGAAGGGGGCCTATTAGTTCTCACGCCACGGGTCCGGGAATCTCTTCGTCGAGGAAGGGGAATGGTCATTTTAGGGGCCTTTCGGGAAGGGATCCGGCGTTGCTGGATGGGGCGGATAGTATTGATCAGATTGAGTTGGAGAGTAGGTTGGATCCGGGGAGTGAGGCGATTCATGTTAGGACGGAGATTGATCAGACTAGTGTGGGGCTTGAGGTGCTGAGTGATCGGGAGAGTTGGGGGGATTTGGGGAGGGAGAGGAGTTTGAGTCATTTTTGA